ACAGTCTGGCGGCCTTGTACGTCGTATTGCATGACGCGGGTGACGCCACCGCTATTGGTGCGCCAGAGGTGGCCGGCATTGTCATAATCGAAAGTAGCTACGTCCTGGCCATTGCTGCGTTCGCGGATGGCTTCATCAAAGGCGTTGTAGACAACTTCATTACGGACTACTGCTGTCTGGTTCTGGTTGATGGCCGTGAACGGACTACCGTTCGTCGTGACCTGTACATTACTGCCCGGTGTGATGCTGGCGGTGCGGCGGCCCAGGGCATCGTATTCATAGGCAGTGAACAGAGTATGCAAGCTGCCATCGGCATTGGTGACGCCTTGCCATTGCTTGCGCAGGTGGTTTTGTGCATCGTAAGACGCAAAGTGATTGATGCCATTGGCGTCGGCATTCTGCACGACATTGCCGCGCACGTCATAACGGGCCAGGCTGATGTGGTCATCGTTGCTGATGCTGATCGAGGAATAACTATACTGACCCACGGAACTTGCAGCATTGGCATAGTCACGCTTGGTGACGACATTGCCATAGGCATCTCGGCTGTATTCTGTCAGCGTGATCAGAGTGGCACCAGCTTCTGTCGTAGTCCCTGGCTCTGCCACTGCTTTGAGGCGGTTGAGGACATCGTAATAACGGTAGCTGCGGTTACCTTGGGCATCAGTGCTGCTGATGACATTACCCAGGGCATCGTATTCAACACTGGTCGTGACATTGCCACGGCTGCGCTGGCCAGTGCTGATATCGTTGGTACCATCACTGAAACCCACATTGATGCGGGTCTGGCTGATCTGGCGGTTGGCCTTGTCATAGGTAAACAGTGTCGTACGGTCATCACTGCTATTGACTGGGAAGACCAGCTTGCCATTCGCATCAACACTACCTGCATTGGCATACTCTGTACTGCTGATGACATTACCCTGTGCATCGTAAGTCCTGAAGCTGACATAGCCGAGTGCATTGATACTGGCGGTTCTTTGACCTTGTTTGTCATAGAAGTAACGGCTGACTGTCCAACTGTCGTTTGCAGGGTTGCTGAGTACGGCTGTCTGCGACAGGTTGCCGAACACGTCGTAGCTGTAGCGTGTGATTTTGGAGGCCAGTACGCTGGCTTCACCTGCGCCGCCGCTGTTGACCCAGGTGGCAGGTTCAGTAGTTTCTACCGCACGGCCGAGTTGGTCATAACGGCTGGTGGCAATCCTGTCCTGGCTATGGTCCAGACCAGCCAGTGCCGTAGTAACCTGACTGTTGACTGGTGCCTTGCCTGCCTGGCCACTGAGCGTAGTGGCATTGATCGATGTGGCATAGCGGGTGACTGAGGTTGTGTTACCAAAGCTGTTGCGGCTAAAGCCAGTGACATTGCCAAGCGCATCAATGTCATAGCTGACACGGCCGAGTTTGTCGTAAGTTCGGTAACTGTAATTGCCAGCTACATCGCGGCTGGCGGTGACATTACCAAAGCTGTCATAGGTGACTGAGGCTTCCAGGGTGACGGACTTTTCTGATCGGGTGGCGAGGCTGTTGGCGCCATTGGCACCGAGATTGTCAGTTGTCGCATCGTAGACTGTCGTCGCCGGATAGATGGTCTTGGTCTGACGTCCCAGTGCATCATATTCAAAGCGGGTGACGCGTTGCTCTGGACGGCCAGCAGCTTCGGTGCGGCTGGTAAGGTTGCCGAGTGCATCGTAGCTCATGCGGCTGACGAGGGCTGCGCTGACCGTTGTGCCTATCTGCAAATTGCCATTGGCATCAACTGTGACGCTGGCCATGCTGACGACAGGCGAGGTTTCGCTCAATAAGCGACCAGCAGCATCGTAGTCATAGGTCCAGGTGGCACCTATTTTATTGCTATAGCTGATGCGGTTACCCAGGCCATCATAACTGAAACGCTCTGTATTGTTCAAGGCATCGGTATGGGCGATCAAACGGCCATCGGCATTGTACTGGTAGCTCTGTATCTGATCTGCCGCGTCCGTTGCTGGCATGGCGCCATTTTCAGTCAAAGGATTTGGGCTGGCAAATGTAGCTGCCGGTAAGGTTTTGGCATACTCGGTCGATTTGACCAGGCGACCGAGGGCATCATAACTATAGCCCTTGACATAACCGAGGGCATCAATGCTGAACAGCACGCGGCCACTAGCATCATAAACCTGGCGCTGGACATGGTCATTGAGCGGATCGGACTGCAGCAGGCTGCGCACGGTTGCTGACGACACCACTGCTGGCAGATTGGCCGCATTGATGGTGTGTGCGTAGCTGATGGTGCCGACCAGGTTGCCGTTGGCGTCGTAGCGGTTTTCTGCAACGGCACCCTGGCTGTCGATCGTGAACAAGAGCCTGCCTGCAGTGTCACGGGTATAGCGCACATTGCGGTCTTGTGTACTGTCAACTTGCAACTGGCTGGCGATCTCGCTGCTGCTCAGTTGGGTATTGGCATTAGGTGCGGCTATGGTATTGGCATAGGCAATACGCTGCGCCAGTTGACCATTGGCATCATAGATGTAGTGACTGACGCTGCCATCGGCGTTGACCTGGTAAGACAGGCGGTTGGCATCGTCATAGCTCATCAGGGTGACGCGGTCGGCATCACTGGCCTGCACTGTTTCTGCTGCGGCGTTGGCGGCGATGGCATTGGCGTACTGGACCTGCTTGGTCAGGTTGCCGTTTTTGTCGTAGACCAGATGGGTAACGGCACCACTGGCATCAACACTCCAGGTGAGGCGGTTGGCGGCATCATAAGTACGGTGGACATGGGCATCATGTGCTGCATCAGCCAAAGCTGCTGTGGCGGTTGCCAGCGCGCTGGCCGTCATCGGGGTAGTGGCAGGCAATGAGGCGGCGTAACTGACGACATCGACGACGTTGCCATTGGCGTCATAGCTGGTTTTAGTAACGGTACCGGTGCCGCTGACAACGTAAATGGGACGATTCAGTGCATCGTAGACAGTTTGCACACGCTGGTCATGGGCGGCATCTGCCACGACAGTTGGCGTGGTGCCGGGAACCCAGTTTGCCAGGTTGATTTCTTTGGCATAGCTGATGCGTTCTGTGACGTTGCCATTGGCATCATAGGTATAGCGGGTGACGCTGCCAGTGCCATCGATGCTGAAACGGACATGGCCATCTTTGTCATACACACGGCTTTGCTGGACATCGTGCAGGCTGTCTGCCTGCGCTCTGGCAGCGACGTCGGCGATTGTTGCTGTCTCGCTTAAACCTGTCAGAGATATCGGCGTGACATAGTTGATGACGCTGACGACATGGCCTTCATTGTCGTAAGTGTTCTTTTGAACAGCGCCACTGGCATTGATGGTGTAGACCAGACGGTTATTGCTGTCATATACGTAGCGGGTCAGGTTGCCGTTGGCGTCGCGGGCTGCGACGACATTATTATTGTCGTCGTACTGATAGCTACGGGTAACGTTTTGACCTGCCGGGTCAGTGTGCTCGGCGATGCGGCGGCCCAGAGCATCATAGTCATATTGGACGACATTGCCTGCGGGACTGGTGACGGTCAGCACCTGGCCTCGCTGATCATAGCTGTAGCGGGTGATGGCATTAAGGCCGGTCGGATCGACGACCTGGCTGATGACCTGGCCTTTGAGATCGTAATTAGTCAGGGTGACGATACCATTGGCATCCGTCATGCTGATTTGCTGGCCTTTGGCATCGTACTGGTAGCTGGTGGTCAGCGCCAGGCCGTTGGCGTCAACTGTACGTGACAGCAAACGGTTGGCGGCATCATAGTGGTAGCTGACCTTGTTGCCATTGGCATCAGTGGTTTCGATGAGGCGGTTGCCATGGTCATAGACATTGCTGACGCTATTCAATTCGCTGGCAGAACTCAGCAAGGCACCGTTAGTGTCGTACTGGTAGCTGGTGACATGACCATTGCCATCGGTAACGCTGCTGGTCTGGCCCTGGCGGTTATGGATGCTGCTGACCTTGACGCCTTCTGCCGTGGTGATGGTGACGCCACGGTTGGCAGTGTCGTAGGCGTAGGTCACGGCATTGCCATTACCATCGGTCTGGCTCAGGATGTGGCCTATGGCATCATAACTGATAGTGCGTTGTACATGGCTGGCATCAGTACCGCCTACGGCACGGCCCAGGCGGTCATAGCTGACCAGGCGTTCATTGCCATTGCCGTCAACTGTGCGGGTGATACGGCCAAAGGCATCGTACTCAACGCTGGAAACGACTGATGCACCCAATGGGTCTGTGGTAGAACCAATTTGCAGGCCACGGTGATCATAACGAGTCAGTTGGGTCAGGGCATGGTTGCTGTCGATGTTGACGGTAGTTGTGAGGCGCTCACCAAAGGCATCATAAGTAAAGCTGGTGACGGCACCAAGCTGATCGGTCACGCTGGCAATCTGGCCGGCAGCGTTATAACTGACGGTTGCCTGGCTATCGAGAGCGCTATTGGCAATGCCTGCCAGCGCTGTGCGCAGATTGCTGTCGACCAAACCACCATTCATACCTGTCAGGCTGGACAGGCGGCTTCCATACTGGACCGTGCTGACCAGTTGATTGAGTTGGTTGTATTTGCGCTCTTGTACTTCACCCAGAGCATTGACGGTGTGCGTCAGGTTGCCGCTCTGGTCATAGTAGAACAGGGTTTTATTGCCGTTCGGGTCGGTCGCACTGCTGCGGCGACCCGCCGCATCATAGGTGTAGCTGGTGCCATATTGAGCCCAGATAGCGTCGATTTGCTGCTGGCTTTGATTACCTGTCAGTTGCGCACTACCCAGACCAGACAGAGTAGCGATGACGCGGCCCAGTTGATCATAGCGCTGGTTGCTGATGCGGATGTCGCCAGTACCAGCCGCATCGATGACTTTAATCAGGTTACCAGCAACATCGTACTGATATTGCTTTTGGGTGCCTTCGGCATTGGTGCTGGTGAGGACGCGGTTGAGGGCATCATAGGTCTGGCTATTGGTCTGGTCTTCTGCATGGACGGCAGGACGCAAACTGGCAAGCGTAGAAGTCGCGGTGACCGGGGTTTTAGCTTTGTTGATGTAGCGTGTACTGCTGAGGGCATTGCCATTGGCATCGTAACGTATTTCGGTCAGGTAGCCTTCGGCATCGACATTGCCTACCAGTTGGCCTTTGTTGTCGTAGATGGCGTAGCTGTGCTGGTCGGCAGTATTAGCAGACGGAATCAGGCTGGCGAAGTTGCTGGCGCTGGTCACAGACGAACTGACTTTAGTGGCGTAGCGGATGACTTCGACACGACGGCCAGCGCTGTCGTAACGGTATTGGCTGAGGTAGCCTTCTGCATCAACAGTTCCTGTGACCTGGTTGTTGAGGTCATAGAAGTAGGTCACGTTTCTGTCATCGGCATGCGCGGTCAAGACAACATCCTGGGCACGGGTGCTGACAGTGAGTGTTGCAGTGTTGATGAGCGTGGCTCTTTGGACTGTGGCGAGCAGGTTGCCCGCACCGTCGTACTGGTATTCGGTGACAGCACCGGCAGCGCTGACGGTTTTACTCAGGTGGCCTGCTGCATCATAGAAGCTGCGGCTGATGAGGTCGTTCGCTGAGCTGGTCAGCATGGGCAGCAGGTCGTAGAAGACCCGGGCTGGTACTGGTGGTGTGACTGGCGGCGTAGCAGGAGCGACACCTTGTTCTGCCCAGACGGAGGTGCCTTCTGCACCGGGTGTTTCGCCTTTGTTGAACCATTGGGCCAGCCACAGGTGGCCGTTGTAGCTGATGGTCTCTCCACCGAGATAGGTGACGCCTACTCCCCACGGGGCATAGGTGCCAGCTTCGGGTGCCTGGGCCCAGACCTGGGTTTCACCTGGGATATCACCATGAGTAGGCCAGCGTGGTGTCCAGCGTTGTCCATCATGGATGACGATCTGGCCTTCGACATATTCAGGGCCAGCGGACCAGGGTGGATTACTGCCAGCAGGCACCACTTGGCTCCAGACATGTTCTACACCAGGTGCATAGCCAGGCGTAGTGGTCCAGTTGGCTTTCCATATCTGGCCGTCGCGAGTCACCATCTGGTTGACGACATATTCAACACCTGCCATCCACGGACGTATCGTGCCTGGTGCCGGTACTTGCGTCCATACCTTATTGACACCGGGTTCATCACCCAGCCCGGTATCCCAGCGGGCCATATAGACTTGGCCGTTGAATCTGACAGTCTGGCCTTCCATGTAATACTGGCTGGCGGACCAGGCAGCGACACTGTCGGGGGAGACGACTTCCAGCCATTTGACGGGAGTGGCATTCGGCTCACTGCCCTGGGTATCAACCCGTGCCTGGTACACCTTGCCATTGTGGGTCACCTGCTCACCCATCAAGTAGGTTGTACCCGTATTCCATTCCGGCGTGCTGACCGTTATCGGGCCAGAAGCAGACGATGTCGCCCCCCAGAATTTGCCGTTGGTGCTGGTAGCACCGGCGGCGTAACCGGAGTGGTTGACGGGGTTGTTGTCGCAGGCACAGCGACGGTATCGGTATTGCTGATCAGTTGCGCGATCTGTGTGGCAGTCAAAGGCACACTGTGCTGTATGGTCTGGATACGCTGCCCCAAGGCATTGTAGACATACTGGGTGACCTTACCATCACCATCGACCATGCCTTGCAGGTTGCCTGCGGCGTCGTAGATGTACAGTTGTTTGACACCAGTTGCGTCGGTGCTGACACTGAGACGGCCAAGGGCATCATAACGGTAGCTGCTTTGCGCCTGGCCGCCAGCGATGACGGAGATCAACTGGCCTGCTGCATCATATACAGCAGTATCGATGCGGCCATTGGCCTGGGTCTGG
This is a stretch of genomic DNA from Undibacterium sp. KW1. It encodes these proteins:
- a CDS encoding carbohydrate-binding protein encodes the protein MTVSTPEWNTGTTYLMGEQVTHNGKVYQARVDTQGSEPNATPVKWLEVVSPDSVAAWSASQYYMEGQTVRFNGQVYMARWDTGLGDEPGVNKVWTQVPAPGTIRPWMAGVEYVVNQMVTRDGQIWKANWTTTPGYAPGVEHVWSQVVPAGSNPPWSAGPEYVEGQIVIHDGQRWTPRWPTHGDIPGETQVWAQAPEAGTYAPWGVGVTYLGGETISYNGHLWLAQWFNKGETPGAEGTSVWAEQGVAPATPPVTPPVPARVFYDLLPMLTSSANDLISRSFYDAAGHLSKTVSAAGAVTEYQYDGAGNLLATVQRATLINTATLTVSTRAQDVVLTAHADDRNVTYFYDLNNQVTGTVDAEGYLSQYRYDSAGRRVEVIRYATKVSSSVTSASNFASLIPSANTADQHSYAIYDNKGQLVGNVDAEGYLTEIRYDANGNALSSTRYINKAKTPVTATSTLASLRPAVHAEDQTNSQTYDALNRVLTSTNAEGTQKQYQYDVAGNLIKVIDAAGTGDIRISNQRYDQLGRVIATLSGLGSAQLTGNQSQQQIDAIWAQYGTSYTYDAAGRRSSATDPNGNKTLFYYDQSGNLTHTVNALGEVQERKYNQLNQLVSTVQYGSRLSSLTGMNGGLVDSNLRTALAGIANSALDSQATVSYNAAGQIASVTDQLGAVTSFTYDAFGERLTTTVNIDSNHALTQLTRYDHRGLQIGSTTDPLGASVVSSVEYDAFGRITRTVDGNGNERLVSYDRLGRAVGGTDASHVQRTISYDAIGHILSQTDGNGNAVTYAYDTANRGVTITTAEGVKVSSIHNRQGQTSSVTDGNGHVTSYQYDTNGALLSSASELNSVSNVYDHGNRLIETTDANGNKVSYHYDAANRLLSRTVDANGLALTTSYQYDAKGQQISMTDANGIVTLTNYDLKGQVISQVVDPTGLNAITRYSYDQRGQVLTVTSPAGNVVQYDYDALGRRIAEHTDPAGQNVTRSYQYDDNNNVVAARDANGNLTRYVYDSNNRLVYTINASGAVQKNTYDNEGHVVSVINYVTPISLTGLSETATIADVAARAQADSLHDVQQSRVYDKDGHVRFSIDGTGSVTRYTYDANGNVTERISYAKEINLANWVPGTTPTVVADAAHDQRVQTVYDALNRPIYVVSGTGTVTKTSYDANGNVVDVVSYAASLPATTPMTASALATATAALADAAHDAHVHRTYDAANRLTWSVDASGAVTHLVYDKNGNLTKQVQYANAIAANAAAETVQASDADRVTLMSYDDANRLSYQVNADGSVSHYIYDANGQLAQRIAYANTIAAPNANTQLSSSEIASQLQVDSTQDRNVRYTRDTAGRLLFTIDSQGAVAENRYDANGNLVGTISYAHTINAANLPAVVSSATVRSLLQSDPLNDHVQRQVYDASGRVLFSIDALGYVKGYSYDALGRLVKSTEYAKTLPAATFASPNPLTENGAMPATDAADQIQSYQYNADGRLIAHTDALNNTERFSYDGLGNRISYSNKIGATWTYDYDAAGRLLSETSPVVSMASVTVDANGNLQIGTTVSAALVSRMSYDALGNLTSRTEAAGRPEQRVTRFEYDALGRQTKTIYPATTVYDATTDNLGANGANSLATRSEKSVTLEASVTYDSFGNVTASRDVAGNYSYRTYDKLGRVSYDIDALGNVTGFSRNSFGNTTSVTRYATSINATTLSGQAGKAPVNSQVTTALAGLDHSQDRIATSRYDQLGRAVETTEPATWVNSGGAGEASVLASKITRYSYDVFGNLSQTAVLSNPANDSWTVSRYFYDKQGQRTASINALGYVSFRTYDAQGNVISSTEYANAGSVDANGKLVFPVNSSDDRTTLFTYDKANRQISQTRINVGFSDGTNDISTGQRSRGNVTTSVEYDALGNVISSTDAQGNRSYRYYDVLNRLKAVAEPGTTTEAGATLITLTEYSRDAYGNVVTKRDYANAASSVGQYSYSSISISNDDHISLARYDVRGNVVQNADANGINHFASYDAQNHLRKQWQGVTNADGSLHTLFTAYEYDALGRRTASITPGSNVQVTTNGSPFTAINQNQTAVVRNEVVYNAFDEAIRERSNGQDVATFDYDNAGHLWRTNSGGVTRVMQYDVQGRQTVTLTSAGISTASLNLGNGDPLSNISTAHEADSVAGLRRSTSQYDALGRAVTLTLPTRDGQTPVIRQSYDRWGNLTSRSDLNGYNGVTTFQYDANNQLIRQISPDAAGQQSANSAITEIYYDRLGRQIANRDANGNVNRMAYDASGQLIKETHADGGIVSHAYDNFGKQVQLTDANGNHTRYEYDKLGRLLQTTSDPVGVYGTDTGNVTGKIQSLVSRTSYDEAGRVIAKSNANGETTKYGYDLRGNLILTTKPLGQYDQFAYDAQGNQIAHRDANGNVSTWQYNVQGQLQSHKDIGGATYTYRYDSAGQLLQQTNTRGQNLNYHYNEAGQVTQIRDLATDKTTLYSYNLAGKHTREQTIQADISLQNTRLSYNAQGQVSLIEALDDGYTSALEYDKAGNLKHELNIQVAQTAGTTTRQVSISGSTHTVSHETVQINAAVHNNSYAYDSMQRQTLVEGTSSTADQGSLNSTQGHLLTYDKNGNVASDTAWGKELVAQIPLGANGQPDTSRTTYIVREGMITRYFSYDAANRVSKVAVASYDQQGNALPQYFATVVDERMYDGAGRLLQEGINDNLAAGYLQALQDVQKAAFAETATRKAHYYDANGLLRKEVTYNVQGQSTNVSNYSTYDAVGHLRGYSSGDMAGNNVNVSLDLILGEGYLQSQIQSNYSNGDWSTLTSWNTQQISYDVNGQKTQVKHEERFTNNTTVTSYKHQVTDVHGQVLISEQANTATSNLIVNGQVFNSWTGANHNNFAANSGNGTGKTDVWVEPTPAPTAQSSAQAAPTQSALFAARGMFSMMAVEDVTDVADDSDMSVAVEDSSEEGGEDFSPAPMMMRASLSSVSSTSSTSDIEAQIIALQVKMDAATGNLSYSLNNLSRIHDTHPADEALLASIEEGRIADYRAQIADYYSQIQALQAQLDTGGTAPTTPPPTDLASLRAELAQRTGELSVALVQLQRLYDVDPHTTDTMVDYLKARIATLQGQIATLNTQISTYTGTTPGGGGTTTPTNPTNPTNPTDPGTPTNPNLPQPPVLPAPVTSNDLNTLQTELNMRAYMLALATTQLQRLTASNPSASSTLVAWTSYIDGLKSQISSINTQIAALQPVTPTTPTGPAGTLAAATVASVSLKANVDATNNANANVTGNAVYAVNGYQNAVNLGTADAAQDRTNAMSAEKNHNYVNPTLAGTGTNNNAQDLGNETATTSVYKSLALSNPEVNPEMLDGGYYGPISIFNGDRPFMKMADGHYQFVGYDNPYHLSHMAYTDMLNDARAQGWSDTRNSFEYRLADGTYMTLGATDGDDSSNADWMTADFAIVNQLMAQDGWNFGGHQSIEPAVGFKSLTGVIDSATTLISNSEIDKVDVPNIVDLLLGINIPVASSTNSINWSVTPGEQGYPNLPNSAKLWASGDNAFVAGFDDAGINLKKDPFSPTGYVIPQSVLTQMPILTPFGTLTFMPIVVPGGTQGSSGLNFGNSNYGKFQIELGSALNGAYTLFTDPGQAWNNFKANNPGFTSALNGAYTLFTDPGQALTNFKINVFGINPDGQNDVIVGGGSKGLSEGDKALTGANGGAVGGGSTGLSEGDKALTGAKGGAVGGGFGQTSTNNKSDGITSTPKLDPDKTSVTAGGGFQTLGIGDAAGLGAIYTEMNGGDSNTSDSKSGATNTSESGSSLPLGSRYNQMNQPKNPGYQPVRNEAGTVDNTDYSGHALDRMQDRGIMPSVIADTIANGVATPGRGGTTIYFSKTNNVTVVTNSDGKVVTTMYGGK